GCGAAGGCGGCTGAAGGTGTTTTAAAATCAGGTTATTTATTAGCACTGAAAACACCGAACGTAATGGCTGATTTAGATGCAGAGCCAGCGAAAGATCCAATTTTCGGCGAAGATGGATATTGGATTTTGGAGCATATGGTACAAGATGCACAAATGAAAGGCTATCAAGTGTTAGAGCCGCTTAGCATATTAATTACACATTTAGATGTTGTCGTTAGACGTAACCTTCATGAGTTAATTCAGCGTCAACATGTGAAAGATTTAATTCAATCGCTGGAAACTGATAATGGCGTTTTATTAGAAGAAATTAAGAAGAAAGAAATCGATTTATCACTTGTTCAAAATGTTATTAAACAACTGCTGAAAGAAGGAATTTCAATCCGTGATTTACCAACGATTATTGAAGGTATTATTGACGGGAAAGAAATTTATCAAAACCATGTTGATGGTGTAACGGCGTTTGTTCGTGAATGTATTTCAAAAGTTATTTGTGAGAGTGCGAAAAATCCGGATGGAAAAATTTATGCAGCGCTTTTCGCTGATTCAATCGAGTTAGATGCGGATGTTGTTAATAATTCATACCAAGGTTATTTATTAAACTGGGATTTAGATTTAGAAACGCGAGTAGTAGAGCAAGTACAGCGCGTTTTTAAACAAGCTCGTTTAATGGGAAGAGAGCCAGTATTATTAACACGCAGAAAAGATTTCAGATTTGCGATTGTGAGACTTCTTGAACGTTATCAAATAGAAGCTAAAGTATTATGTATTAGTGAATTAGCACCAGAAATTGTTGTAGATCAAATTGCTTATATTGAATAGTAGGGGGTGAAGTAATGGAAAGTACAGAAAAAAAAGAAGCGTTAATGCGAATAAAAGCAGCTTCGAAAAATGAATTGTATCGAAAGTTATTTGACCAATATGGTACAGATTATTACTACGTTGTCGATGAAAGTGTAAAACGAAACATCCCGTTTTTCTGGAAGAAGAATTATGAAATGTTAGTCGCTTTTCCTGAAGATAAACAGGAAGAAAGTAACGAAGGCATAGCTCAGTTTCATGACCAATTAATGGATGTTGTAAATGAACCTTCAGAAGAAATTGTGAAGGCAAATGGAATTCAATCGGTATTGCACAATTTAGAAAACGTAACGACTTCTATGCCGTACGCAGCGATGCAAACAGGAAATAGTGAAGAATGGGCAAGAAAAAAAGAGAAACTATTACAACTGTTTGAAAAAGGGATTGTCGTTGTGAAACGTACGGAAGAGGCGAAAGCAACGAAAAAACGGCCTGCTGTGAAACCAGCTATTCCTGTCAAGAAAGAAGAGGTAGTTGTTAAAAAAGAAAAGCAGGAATCTGTGCCCTTTATTATTCAAAAAGTAATTCGGATGTTAGAACAAAACGATGTGGAACAATATTTCATTCATGCATATGCTGAAAAGTTAAAAGTGAAGTTTGAGAATGCAACGATGATTACAGAAGAGGAAGTCATCGGATACATATTGGAAGATATGAGATCTCATTTCAATACTGAAAACGTATTTGAAAAAGAAGTACAAACGATTGCATTAATCGGTCCAATTGGCGTTGGAAAAACGACGACACTTGCGAAAATGGCATGGCAGTTTCACGCTAAGAGAAAAACAGTTGGTTTTATTACGACAGACCACTCTCGCATTGGAACAGTGCAGCAATTACAAGATTACGTAAAAACAATTGGGTCAGAAG
This Bacillus mycoides DNA region includes the following protein-coding sequences:
- the flhF gene encoding flagellar biosynthesis protein FlhF, whose translation is MESTEKKEALMRIKAASKNELYRKLFDQYGTDYYYVVDESVKRNIPFFWKKNYEMLVAFPEDKQEESNEGIAQFHDQLMDVVNEPSEEIVKANGIQSVLHNLENVTTSMPYAAMQTGNSEEWARKKEKLLQLFEKGIVVVKRTEEAKATKKRPAVKPAIPVKKEEVVVKKEKQESVPFIIQKVIRMLEQNDVEQYFIHAYAEKLKVKFENATMITEEEVIGYILEDMRSHFNTENVFEKEVQTIALIGPIGVGKTTTLAKMAWQFHAKRKTVGFITTDHSRIGTVQQLQDYVKTIGSEVIAVRDEAAMTRALTYFKEEARVDYILIDTAGKNYRTSETVEEMIETMGQVEPDYICLTLSASMKSKDMIEIITNFKDIHIDGIVFTKFDETASSGELLKIPAVSSAPIVLMTDGQDVKQHIHIATAEHLAKQMLQTS